A single genomic interval of Agromyces cerinus harbors:
- a CDS encoding ABC transporter ATP-binding protein — protein MSGQTAIRIEQLGKRFGAGPLVLDDVNLNVSAGEFVCLLGASGCGKSTLLNLIAGLDRPTTGTIDVPAEGAAVMFQESALMPWLTARQNVELALRLRGVARSARRGEALELLDTVNLADAAEKRPHELSGGMRQRVALARALAQDRPVLLMDEPFAALDAITRDLLHEELERVWRRTGRTIVFVTHNVREAARLGQRVVLLSSRPGRVAGEWRIAETSGRRIESPEVAALSIEITEQLRKEIRRNAA, from the coding sequence ATGAGCGGGCAGACGGCCATCCGCATCGAGCAGCTCGGCAAGCGCTTCGGCGCGGGCCCGCTCGTGCTCGACGACGTGAACCTGAACGTCTCGGCCGGAGAGTTCGTCTGCCTGCTCGGCGCATCCGGTTGCGGCAAGTCGACGCTGCTGAACCTCATCGCCGGCCTCGACCGCCCGACGACGGGCACCATCGACGTGCCCGCCGAGGGCGCGGCCGTGATGTTCCAGGAGTCGGCGCTCATGCCGTGGCTCACCGCCCGCCAGAACGTCGAGCTCGCGCTGCGACTGCGTGGCGTCGCGCGGTCGGCTCGGCGAGGCGAGGCACTGGAGCTCCTCGACACGGTCAACCTCGCGGATGCCGCGGAGAAGCGACCCCACGAACTCTCGGGCGGCATGCGGCAGCGCGTCGCGCTCGCCCGTGCTCTCGCGCAGGACCGGCCCGTGCTCCTCATGGACGAGCCGTTCGCCGCCCTCGACGCCATCACCCGCGACCTCCTCCACGAGGAGCTCGAGCGCGTCTGGCGTCGCACCGGTCGCACCATCGTCTTCGTCACACACAATGTCCGCGAAGCTGCTCGGCTCGGGCAACGGGTCGTCCTCCTGTCGTCCCGGCCCGGCCGAGTCGCGGGCGAGTGGCGCATCGCCGAGACATCCGGCCGCCGCATCGAGTCTCCCGAAGTCGCGGCGCTCTCGATCGAGATCACGGAACAGCTCCGGAAGGAGATCCGCCGAAATGCCGCATGA